CCACATCCTCAGAAAACGCAACCATTTCACCCTCCGCCGTAAAAATCCCTGAATCATGCAAGCCTCCTGTTTCTTTAAAGCCCTTGGCTTTAGTGTTCATTTGGTTGATGGCATCCAGTAGGGTTTGGGCTTTGATTTTAAGCGGAGATTTTACCCGCGGAAGTTTCTCGTCTTTTTGATATGCGGATGTGCTGGGTTTGAGCAGTGGTACGATGCGGGTGCTTTTGCGGCTGTGTTTCATGCGTTCGTCAAGGTTTATGCCTGCTTTGAGTTGGATTTTGCAGGAAATCGTTTTTTCATCAGATTCGATTGATTCTATTTCGTCTACGGAACGCAAAATGTCTTCTACAATCATGTAGCCCACAGCAAGTTCCTTGAACTGATGCGGACTGGACCAGATAACAAATGAGTAAGTGTTATTGAGTGTGATTTGCAGCGGAACCTCTTCTGCAACCCAGTCCTTTATGTGCTGGGCTTTGCCTGTGGAGAGGTCAAGGCGTGTCATGTCAACTTGCCGCAATCCATTCACCGCTCAGCGTTCAAAAGTTGTTGGAAACTGATAAGTCATTCGGCTAACTAACTGCGTTTAGAATGAACAAAAAATAATTAGCCTAAAAAAGGGCTAAAGGGTTTAGAGATATTTTTCATAAGATTTCAGCGCTGGATTATTTGCTTTGTTGACGAAGAGTTTGCCTGTGCCGTGTTCTGCCATGTCGCCAAGGAACACGTAGAAGGGTCCCTGCACAGATGTTTCTTTGTTAATTTTGACTTTAGGTTTAACGCCGTCAATTGTGAATGATGGCAGGAGTTCTTCTACTTCGCCGCCTAAAATGATTTTGCCTCCAGTCATGCATGCGCCGATGCGGTATTCGGTTTGTTTTTCAATAAAGATTACGCCATCAATCATGTGGTAACCGAGGAATCTACCTGCGTTACCGCCAACTTTTATGAGTCCACCACGCATGTAACCGCCAACTTCTGTGCCTACATTACCAGTGACAATTATTTGTCCGCCTTTCATGCCAGTGCTTGTGCCTCGATATGGTGAAGCAGTATAATCGCCTGCATCCCCGTTAACTTGAATAATTCCACCTTTCATTTCGCTACCAGTCCAGTCGCCTGCATTGCCGTTGACAGTGATTTTTCCACCGCTCATTTTTTCGCCTGTGTGCATGCCTACGTCACTGTTGATGACGATTTCGCCGCTGGTCATGCCTTGCCCAATGCGTTTGACACGTGATACATCTGCGTTGATTGTAATTGAGGGTGATTCGGTTTTGTCTTCAACGATTTCAAAAAGGTCGCCCAAGGTGAAGTTTCGGTTGCCTTCTGTTAAGGGTAGCTTGGCTATTTCGGAGCGTTTTTTGCCTTGGAATGTGTCAGGGTTTATGCATGGTGCTTGGATGGGTGCGTCAAATTTGCGTTTTGGGGTTAGAGTTATCATTTTTAGACACTTGCCTTTATTGTTAGTTTATCGGAAACCTTCACGTAGTGGTCGGTTACTGGGTAGTTTTCATATTCAATTGTCCAGTACTCTTTAAATTTGCGTTTCATGTCATCGGTGATTCTGCAGGCATCTTTGGTTTTCACATCAACCCACATGGTTCTACCCCGCACACCACTGTCAACCACTTGACCATCTTTAGAAACGATGACACCATCTTTGATCGTGTAAGCTGAATCCGTGAGCGCTTTGCGTGCAGTACGGAACTTTTGGGCAATATCCAAAGTTTCAGGATTCAAATTGTAAATAGCTACGTCCGCATCTGCGCCTACGCCGAGGTGACCCTTATTGGGCAAACCTAAGGCTTTAGCAGTACCTGCGCGAGTCATGATTGCGATTTCGTAAAGTGTTAACTCGCGATCAATTGAGGGAAGCAAGCTCTTTCTGCGGGCGCTTTTGTGGCATTTTGCAAGGGTAGCGTCGCGAGCTTTCTTGCTGTAGAGCCAAGCTAATACTTTGGGGTAATCAACAAATGGTCCACCGTTGGGGTGGTCTGTTGTCATGAAGATTTTCCATGGATCCTTAATCAAAAGCGCAATTTCTAAACCAATAGACCACTGTAACGCATTGACTGGGCTGTTTTTCTTGTAGTGGAAAGGTATGATACCGCCGCTGCTTTCAGTTTCGATGTCACTGTTAACCCATTTGTTGTGTCCACCAAGCTCGTATAGACTAAACTCGAAGGGACCATCTGCAGTCATGGTTGTGGTGTCAGCAAAAGTGACTTGACCCATGTCCAATGTCATGTGAGTATGAGCGTTCATGTAGTTGGCGATTTCTTCTGCACCGGATTTGAATTTACCCCAGTTTTCGCCTTTAAATGAAGCAAATTGAATGTGGGTGATGTGGGCAATTGGTTTGTCACCTGTTTGGAGGTCTTCGAGGGCTTTCATGGTGTCTAAAGTTGTTTGGTAGTTACCTGGAACTCCGAGGTTGTTAGTGTGAAGGTGAATCGTGTGAGGTAGGTTTAGTTTTGTGTTAACTTTGACTAGCCCACGCATGATTTCTCTGGGTGTAACACAGAAGTTAGGAACTTGATCGTCGATGCTGTGTACATTGTGACCAAATCCCCAAGATTCCAAGCCACCTGGGTTAACGATTTTGATTGCATACCCCCGTGAAGCCCTCAGAAGCCAAGCTACGAGACGCGCACATTCATCTACATCGCCCTTAGCAAGGTTTTCCAGTACAAGCCACCAGTCACCCGTTAAAACGTATGTACCTTTATCCATTAATGGAATATCGTTTAGTTCTTCGTGAGCGTGTTTTGCTTTCAGTGGCGCAATAGAACCGTTGAAGACAGAAGTGTAACCCATTGTTGAGTAGCGGTAACCTGTAACGAAGGTTGAGGGAATGGAGTAGCCTGTGCCTGCACGGGTGATGGCGGTTTTCTTCACGACATCTTTGACGTGGTCTTCTGGGCGAATCATTCGGCCCATGTTAACTTCTGCGCCTGCAACGTGACTGTGAATATCTACTCCACCAGCCATAACAGTCATGCCAGAAGCGTCGATGACTTTGGCTTTACTGCTGACTTTGTTGACGATTTTGTCGTCTTTGATGGCTATATCCATCTTTTCACAATTAATCTTGTTCAGAGGATCAATTACAAAACCATTTTTTATAAGAATCTCAGTCATTACGCAGCCACCTTCTTTTTCACTACTTTCTTAGGCTTAGGTTTAGTTTTAGCTTTAGGACAAACCTTTTCAGCTTTTTCCTTAACCAAGTGTTCAGGCAGTTTAACTTCTGCTTGCTCTACCATGTCACCCCGCTTCACTTTGATAGCACGAATCTCGTCAAGAATACGTGTTAAGAGCTGCTCATCACTTAAGATGCCCTGAGGTGCATCGACCACTTTTTTAAGTGAAATTGGAACAGCATCCATACGATAAGCTGTGCCCTCAGATTCTATACCGCACCACTGTGTCGGAAACACGACATCACCTAGTCTTGAGATTGCGTTCCAATCGGGGTTAATTGTGATTAATGGATGCTTCATCATATTTTTGACCGCAGCTTTGGGGAAGTGCGCACCTGGGTCTGCTGAGATTACTAGTGTTGCGTCGTTGTCGCCACGTTTGAGCAAGTCAACTGCCGTGAATTCGCCAGGATTATACAGCGGGTAACCTTGTGTGAAGTCAAGCGCGTATGGATATCCTGTTGACCAAGCAAACACAACGTTTGCGCCTGTAACGTTAAAGTGTCCACGCATAGGGGAAATTACGAATTTTGTTTTCCTGTTTAGATCACGAGTTAGGGCGATTGCAAGTTCAATGTTGCGGAATCTGCCTGCGCTTTGGGTCATGCCTAAGCCGAAGTAGATTACGCCAAAATTGCAGTTCACCATTGCATCAGCAACATCTCGCAGGTAATCAACTGAGACACCCCCAACTTTTTCAACGTCCAGTTCTTGGTCGCGAACTAAACATCTTAAGGCTTCAATTATTTCGTAGTCCTTGTTTGGTTGAACCTGAATAAAGTAGTCTGCTGCTTCCGCAGTCATGGTTTTGCGCACGTCAACCACAATCATTTTACGCCCTTCTTTTTGGATGGTTTGTGGTGGCGGGTTAACGGTACAAACATCTGGGCGGATTGGTGGGCGGTAACCTGGGAGAATTCTACGTGACGCTGCCTCAACTTTTTTGCGGCTAGCTCCACCCTTCATTTTTTCTAAGTAAGATTTCCATTCGCTTGCTTCGAAGCGGCCCTCTGTGAAGGCTGTATATCGTTCAACATGACGGGGATGAGAAGTCCACGGATTGCATGCCCAGTAAACAATTAAGTCTGCACGGTGCCTGATTTGCCCAAGAGTTGCGGTTGGAAGACCAATTTCTTGCGTTGCCATAACTGATGGACCGTGGCATACACTGCAACAGTTATCAAGGGTTGACCCTAATTCTTCAGCTAACATTACACCAATGCGTTGTGCTTCACTGGTGGAACTGGTCCAACCGAAAAGCAAGGGATATTTGGCGTCTGTTAGGATTTCTGCTGCTCGGTGAATTGCCTCATTCATTGTAACTGGTATAAGTTTGCCGTCTTTGCGTATGTGAGGTTGCAGGATGCGTTCGTCACTTTTGTATCCGTGAACCATTTTAGCTTCGCATACAGAGCAGCCATTTTTCATTTTTACAATTTCATTGTTTTTCACGGTTACTTCTAGGTCATCACAGAGGCAACCGC
The Candidatus Bathyarchaeota archaeon genome window above contains:
- a CDS encoding formylmethanofuran dehydrogenase subunit C codes for the protein MITLTPKRKFDAPIQAPCINPDTFQGKKRSEIAKLPLTEGNRNFTLGDLFEIVEDKTESPSITINADVSRVKRIGQGMTSGEIVINSDVGMHTGEKMSGGKITVNGNAGDWTGSEMKGGIIQVNGDAGDYTASPYRGTSTGMKGGQIIVTGNVGTEVGGYMRGGLIKVGGNAGRFLGYHMIDGVIFIEKQTEYRIGACMTGGKIILGGEVEELLPSFTIDGVKPKVKINKETSVQGPFYVFLGDMAEHGTGKLFVNKANNPALKSYEKYL
- a CDS encoding formylmethanofuran dehydrogenase subunit A, which encodes MTEILIKNGFVIDPLNKINCEKMDIAIKDDKIVNKVSSKAKVIDASGMTVMAGGVDIHSHVAGAEVNMGRMIRPEDHVKDVVKKTAITRAGTGYSIPSTFVTGYRYSTMGYTSVFNGSIAPLKAKHAHEELNDIPLMDKGTYVLTGDWWLVLENLAKGDVDECARLVAWLLRASRGYAIKIVNPGGLESWGFGHNVHSIDDQVPNFCVTPREIMRGLVKVNTKLNLPHTIHLHTNNLGVPGNYQTTLDTMKALEDLQTGDKPIAHITHIQFASFKGENWGKFKSGAEEIANYMNAHTHMTLDMGQVTFADTTTMTADGPFEFSLYELGGHNKWVNSDIETESSGGIIPFHYKKNSPVNALQWSIGLEIALLIKDPWKIFMTTDHPNGGPFVDYPKVLAWLYSKKARDATLAKCHKSARRKSLLPSIDRELTLYEIAIMTRAGTAKALGLPNKGHLGVGADADVAIYNLNPETLDIAQKFRTARKALTDSAYTIKDGVIVSKDGQVVDSGVRGRTMWVDVKTKDACRITDDMKRKFKEYWTIEYENYPVTDHYVKVSDKLTIKASV
- a CDS encoding formylmethanofuran dehydrogenase subunit B, producing the protein MTTEVKSVVCPICGCLCDDLEVTVKNNEIVKMKNGCSVCEAKMVHGYKSDERILQPHIRKDGKLIPVTMNEAIHRAAEILTDAKYPLLFGWTSSTSEAQRIGVMLAEELGSTLDNCCSVCHGPSVMATQEIGLPTATLGQIRHRADLIVYWACNPWTSHPRHVERYTAFTEGRFEASEWKSYLEKMKGGASRKKVEAASRRILPGYRPPIRPDVCTVNPPPQTIQKEGRKMIVVDVRKTMTAEAADYFIQVQPNKDYEIIEALRCLVRDQELDVEKVGGVSVDYLRDVADAMVNCNFGVIYFGLGMTQSAGRFRNIELAIALTRDLNRKTKFVISPMRGHFNVTGANVVFAWSTGYPYALDFTQGYPLYNPGEFTAVDLLKRGDNDATLVISADPGAHFPKAAVKNMMKHPLITINPDWNAISRLGDVVFPTQWCGIESEGTAYRMDAVPISLKKVVDAPQGILSDEQLLTRILDEIRAIKVKRGDMVEQAEVKLPEHLVKEKAEKVCPKAKTKPKPKKVVKKKVAA
- the fdhD gene encoding formate dehydrogenase accessory sulfurtransferase FdhD, whose protein sequence is MRQVDMTRLDLSTGKAQHIKDWVAEEVPLQITLNNTYSFVIWSSPHQFKELAVGYMIVEDILRSVDEIESIESDEKTISCKIQLKAGINLDERMKHSRKSTRIVPLLKPSTSAYQKDEKLPRVKSPLKIKAQTLLDAINQMNTKAKGFKETGGLHDSGIFTAEGEMVAFSEDVGRHNTVDKVIGEAALARVDFGQCFMIITGRVPGDMIFKAAKVGLPILASVAAVLNSGVASAEKANMALVGFVRGSRMNIYTCPERIIW